In one Candidatus Nanopelagicus limnes genomic region, the following are encoded:
- a CDS encoding cell division protein SepF, with protein sequence MASAFKRVAGYLGLMDEEELDHGTNQLTERAPRLVRANSKPMAKSNVELMPHVESSKIMDHIISLTPRTYSEARLIGEHYREGKPVIMNLSDMEESERKRLVDFASGLVFGHHGSIERVTPKVFLLTPPNVSVSVEDKTSAAQASFFNQS encoded by the coding sequence ATGGCTAGTGCATTTAAGCGAGTTGCTGGATACCTCGGACTCATGGATGAGGAAGAGTTAGACCACGGAACAAATCAGTTAACTGAGCGAGCACCCAGATTAGTGCGTGCAAATAGCAAGCCAATGGCAAAATCAAATGTTGAATTGATGCCACATGTTGAGTCATCAAAAATTATGGATCATATTATTTCGTTAACACCTCGCACCTACAGCGAAGCACGTCTAATCGGTGAGCATTACCGTGAGGGCAAGCCAGTCATTATGAATTTGAGTGACATGGAAGAGAGTGAGCGCAAACGCTTAGTTGATTTCGCATCTGGTTTAGTTTTTGGTCACCATGGCAGCATTGAAAGAGTTACTCCAAAAGTATTTCTACTAACCCCTCCAAATGTTTCAGTAAGTGTTGAAGATAAAACATCAGCAGCACAAGCAAGTTTCTTTAACCAAAGCTGA
- a CDS encoding YggT family protein gives MSFILSLVYWLLNLFLIALIGRLILDYIRIFSPNFRPRGIFLGIAELIYSVTDRPLSFVRQFVPPLRLGGISLDLSFIVVFFVVQLLMRLVIIL, from the coding sequence ATGAGTTTCATTCTTAGCCTTGTTTATTGGTTACTCAATTTATTCTTAATTGCTCTAATTGGTCGATTAATTCTTGATTACATTCGGATTTTTTCACCAAATTTTCGTCCCCGTGGAATATTTCTAGGGATTGCAGAATTGATTTATTCAGTTACGGATCGACCACTTAGTTTTGTAAGGCAATTTGTGCCACCGCTACGGTTAGGCGGTATTTCACTGGATCTTTCTTTTATCGTTGTGTTTTTCGTAGTTCAGTTACTGATGCGTTTAGTAATAATTCTTTAG
- a CDS encoding RluA family pseudouridine synthase — protein sequence MSEREIRNLSIPEGLNQERVDAALSRLLGLSRNVIVGLIEHGEISKDGKAVGKSDRVATGDQLEILLPAAKGEAKLVATPIDGLKVVYDDEFLIVIDKPVGIAAHPSPGWQGATVVGAIFAAGYQLATSGAAERQGVVHRLDVGTSGLMVVAKNEVAYSKLKDQFRDRTVSKVYHALAQGHMDPTVGTIDAPIDRHPREDYRFAVVANGKPSITHYKTLEVFPAVTLLEIELETGRTHQIRVHFSALHHPLVGDLTYGSDPALATRLGITRPWLHAKQLAFDHPASGERLSFNAEYPADLTRSLEVLSDISR from the coding sequence ATGAGTGAACGTGAAATTAGGAATCTCTCTATTCCAGAAGGATTAAATCAAGAGAGAGTGGATGCAGCGCTATCTAGATTATTAGGGCTCTCTCGCAATGTAATTGTTGGATTAATTGAGCATGGAGAGATTTCCAAGGATGGAAAAGCAGTTGGTAAATCAGATCGAGTGGCAACTGGTGATCAACTAGAGATTTTGCTGCCGGCCGCAAAGGGTGAAGCCAAATTAGTTGCCACGCCAATTGATGGTTTAAAAGTTGTTTATGATGATGAGTTTTTAATAGTGATTGATAAACCTGTTGGAATTGCCGCTCATCCAAGTCCTGGCTGGCAAGGAGCCACTGTAGTTGGCGCCATATTTGCAGCTGGTTACCAATTGGCAACTTCAGGAGCTGCTGAGCGACAAGGTGTTGTGCATAGATTAGATGTTGGAACTTCAGGTTTAATGGTAGTTGCAAAAAATGAGGTTGCTTATTCAAAGTTGAAGGATCAGTTTAGAGATCGCACAGTGTCAAAGGTTTACCATGCATTAGCGCAAGGTCATATGGATCCAACAGTTGGCACAATTGATGCACCAATTGATAGGCACCCAAGAGAGGATTATCGATTTGCTGTTGTCGCAAATGGCAAACCAAGTATTACTCACTACAAAACATTAGAGGTTTTTCCAGCGGTAACTTTGCTAGAGATTGAACTTGAAACTGGCAGGACTCATCAAATACGAGTTCACTTTTCAGCACTTCATCATCCATTAGTTGGCGATTTAACCTATGGATCAGATCCCGCCCTAGCCACACGCCTTGGCATCACCAGACCTTGGCTGCATGCAAAGCAGCTCGCTTTTGATCACCCAGCAAGTGGTGAACGTTTATCCTTTAATGCAGAGTACCCAGCGGACCTGACACGCTCATTAGAGGTACTTTCAGATATTTCCCGCTAG
- the ileS gene encoding isoleucine--tRNA ligase yields the protein MNKKRKINSLPAQIDLPAMEMGILDFWTQNQVFEKSVENRNGAARWSFYEGPPTANGKPGTHHIEARVFKDLFPRFQTMKGKQVIRKAGWDCHGLPVEIAVEKELGFTGKADIEKFGVAAFNEKCKESVQRHVDEFTDMTKRMGFWVDFDEAYWTMSPEYIESVWWSLQQIWNKGLLVQDHRVAPYCPRCGTGLSDHELAQGYETIKDPSVFVRFPVTSGKLAELKASLLVWTTTPWTLVSNTAVAVNPKVEYQVVEITVDEKTERLVVAADLASVLGEDRKVIATFIGKDLEHTKYSRPFDFVEINDSHFVVLADYVTVEDGTGLVHQSPAFGADDLEVCRKYNLPVVNPVNPDGHFQKEVPLIGGVFFKDADKALIKDLKSRGLMFKSLQFEHSYPHCWRCHTALMYYAQPSWYVKTTAIKEDLLRENSKTNWHPETIKTGRFGDWLNNNIDWAVSRNRYWGTPLPIWRCENKHEICVGSLAELGKLAGQELSKLDPHRPFVDDIKFKCDKCSETMQRIPEVIDCWYDSGAMPFAQWGYPRQSGSVEKFNATYPADFICEAIDQTRGWFYTLMTIGTLVFDKSSYKTVLCLGHILDKDGRKMSKHLGNVLEPMPLMNQHGADAVRWYMLAAGSPWSARRVGHDAISDVVRKTLLTYWNTISFFTLYANAADFEVSKVSADLTLMDKWILSELNKLIVGVDKALENFDSQEAGQLLAAFIDDLSNWYVRRSRRRFWDGDEVALNTLYFCLKNLTLLLAPMVPFIAEHVWQSLIKVAEADQVESVHLADFPEANKKMIDENLSTSVALSRRLVELGRSARAESGVKIRQPLSRALVSAPGWAKISEEIKTHIAEELNILKLDGIHVAEADLVDVSVKANFRTLGTKFGADVQIIAKAITSANHTEMVKHLRENKSFKLSVDLTNGSKSAEIDIDDLVVTETPRTGWSVASHAGESLALDLALTPELIQSGLVREVIRAIQEERKKIGLDVSDRISVNWNAPDQVASAITSAVAEISAEVLATNLVQDKGQSSDGNELGLWLNLVKN from the coding sequence ATGAATAAGAAGCGCAAGATTAATAGCTTACCTGCGCAAATTGATCTGCCTGCAATGGAAATGGGAATTCTAGATTTTTGGACTCAAAATCAGGTTTTTGAAAAATCAGTTGAAAATAGAAATGGTGCAGCTCGGTGGAGTTTTTATGAAGGCCCACCAACTGCAAATGGTAAGCCGGGTACACACCATATTGAGGCGCGAGTATTTAAGGATTTGTTTCCCCGTTTTCAAACAATGAAAGGCAAGCAAGTAATTCGCAAAGCTGGTTGGGATTGCCATGGTTTGCCAGTTGAGATTGCTGTTGAAAAAGAGTTGGGCTTCACAGGTAAAGCAGATATTGAAAAATTCGGCGTGGCAGCCTTTAATGAAAAATGCAAAGAGTCAGTGCAGCGACATGTTGATGAGTTTACGGACATGACAAAACGAATGGGCTTTTGGGTTGATTTCGATGAAGCGTATTGGACTATGTCGCCAGAATATATCGAGAGTGTTTGGTGGTCGCTTCAACAAATTTGGAACAAAGGGTTATTGGTTCAAGATCATCGGGTTGCGCCGTACTGCCCAAGATGTGGAACTGGATTATCAGATCATGAATTAGCCCAAGGATATGAAACTATTAAAGACCCATCAGTTTTTGTTCGCTTTCCAGTAACTTCGGGAAAATTAGCCGAACTGAAAGCAAGCCTGTTGGTTTGGACTACAACACCTTGGACATTGGTATCAAATACAGCAGTAGCTGTTAACCCAAAGGTTGAGTACCAAGTAGTTGAAATTACTGTTGATGAAAAGACCGAACGGTTAGTTGTGGCGGCAGATTTGGCCTCCGTGTTAGGTGAAGATAGAAAAGTAATTGCCACCTTCATTGGTAAGGATCTTGAACATACGAAATACTCCCGGCCCTTTGATTTTGTCGAAATCAATGACTCTCATTTTGTGGTTCTAGCCGATTACGTGACAGTTGAAGATGGCACCGGTTTAGTTCACCAATCTCCAGCTTTTGGAGCAGATGACCTAGAAGTTTGTCGCAAATACAACCTGCCGGTTGTAAATCCAGTTAACCCGGATGGCCATTTTCAAAAAGAGGTGCCATTAATTGGCGGTGTATTTTTCAAAGATGCTGATAAAGCTCTGATTAAGGATTTGAAATCTCGTGGCTTAATGTTTAAAAGTTTACAGTTTGAGCACTCCTACCCTCATTGCTGGAGATGTCACACAGCTTTGATGTATTACGCACAACCTTCTTGGTATGTAAAAACCACTGCAATTAAAGAAGATCTTCTACGAGAGAACTCAAAAACTAATTGGCATCCAGAAACGATTAAAACTGGCAGATTTGGCGATTGGTTGAATAACAATATTGATTGGGCGGTATCGCGTAATCGTTACTGGGGCACACCTTTACCAATTTGGAGATGTGAAAATAAGCATGAAATCTGTGTAGGTTCCCTTGCCGAGCTTGGAAAATTAGCAGGTCAAGAGTTAAGCAAATTAGATCCGCATCGTCCCTTTGTAGATGACATTAAATTCAAGTGTGATAAATGTTCTGAAACCATGCAAAGAATTCCCGAGGTAATTGATTGCTGGTATGACTCAGGTGCAATGCCATTTGCCCAATGGGGTTACCCACGCCAATCTGGATCGGTTGAGAAGTTCAACGCCACCTACCCTGCGGATTTTATTTGCGAAGCCATTGATCAAACTAGAGGTTGGTTCTACACATTAATGACAATTGGCACTTTAGTTTTTGATAAATCTTCATATAAAACTGTTCTTTGTTTAGGACATATCTTGGATAAAGATGGTCGAAAGATGAGTAAGCACCTTGGAAATGTGCTTGAACCTATGCCATTAATGAATCAGCATGGCGCTGATGCTGTGCGCTGGTACATGCTGGCTGCTGGATCACCTTGGAGTGCTCGTCGGGTAGGACATGATGCAATCTCTGATGTAGTTCGTAAAACTCTGCTTACCTACTGGAACACAATCTCCTTCTTCACTCTCTATGCCAATGCTGCAGATTTTGAAGTTTCAAAAGTTTCAGCTGATTTAACTTTGATGGATAAGTGGATCCTCTCCGAACTAAACAAATTAATTGTTGGCGTAGATAAAGCACTTGAAAATTTTGATTCACAAGAGGCTGGTCAACTTCTGGCAGCCTTTATCGATGATCTTTCCAACTGGTATGTGCGCAGATCACGCCGCCGCTTTTGGGATGGCGATGAAGTTGCCCTAAACACTCTTTATTTTTGCTTAAAGAATCTGACTCTCCTGCTGGCTCCAATGGTGCCATTTATTGCCGAACATGTTTGGCAATCTTTGATTAAAGTTGCTGAAGCTGACCAGGTTGAATCTGTGCATTTGGCTGATTTTCCAGAAGCTAATAAAAAGATGATCGATGAGAATCTTTCAACCTCTGTTGCGCTATCAAGGCGCTTAGTTGAGTTGGGAAGATCTGCCAGAGCAGAATCTGGGGTAAAGATTCGTCAACCACTTTCCAGAGCACTTGTTTCAGCTCCTGGTTGGGCAAAGATTTCTGAGGAAATTAAGACTCATATCGCCGAAGAATTAAATATCCTCAAATTAGATGGCATTCATGTCGCCGAAGCAGATTTAGTAGATGTATCAGTCAAGGCTAACTTTAGAACTCTTGGCACGAAATTTGGTGCTGATGTTCAAATAATAGCTAAGGCAATCACCTCAGCTAATCACACAGAAATGGTTAAACACCTGCGCGAGAATAAATCCTTTAAATTATCGGTGGACCTAACAAATGGTTCAAAGTCTGCTGAGATTGATATTGATGATTTGGTTGTAACTGAAACACCTCGAACTGGTTGGTCGGTTGCATCTCATGCCGGTGAAAGCTTGGCTTTAGATTTGGCATTAACCCCTGAGCTAATTCAATCAGGACTAGTGCGTGAGGTAATTAGAGCAATCCAAGAGGAGCGCAAAAAGATTGGCTTAGATGTAAGTGATCGAATTAGTGTTAATTGGAACGCTCCTGACCAGGTTGCATCCGCAATCACCTCAGCTGTTGCTGAAATTAGCGCAGAGGTTTTGGCTACCAATTTGGTGCAAGATAAAGGTCAAAGCAGTGATGGCAACGAGCTTGGACTTTGGTTAAATCTAGTAAAGAACTAA
- a CDS encoding YggS family pyridoxal phosphate-dependent enzyme: MSRKQEIEENLNQVREKIAAAAKKSGRDSSDINLIAVTKTFPISDLEILYSLGLREFGENRDQEASVKAKELPQDINWHFQGGIQSNKLKSICSWASVIHSVDQFKYAQIISEQPNPKPMQIFIQVSLDQPPESRGGVDPAKLTELANQISSLANIKILGLMAVGPVDQAVEPAFARLQQIQASFLSQFKDAVFLSSGMSGDYEMAISYGATHLRIGSSILGIRPPIK; encoded by the coding sequence ATGAGCCGAAAGCAGGAAATTGAGGAAAACCTAAATCAGGTAAGGGAAAAAATCGCAGCAGCGGCTAAAAAAAGCGGTCGAGATTCCAGTGACATCAATTTAATTGCTGTAACCAAAACCTTTCCCATTTCAGATTTAGAAATCCTCTACTCCTTAGGTTTACGGGAGTTTGGTGAAAATAGAGATCAGGAAGCAAGTGTTAAAGCCAAGGAACTTCCGCAAGATATCAACTGGCATTTTCAAGGAGGAATTCAGAGCAATAAGTTAAAATCAATATGCAGTTGGGCCTCAGTTATTCACTCTGTTGATCAATTTAAATATGCCCAAATAATCTCAGAGCAGCCAAATCCAAAACCAATGCAGATTTTTATTCAGGTTTCATTGGATCAACCGCCTGAATCTAGGGGAGGGGTAGATCCAGCAAAATTGACTGAGTTAGCAAATCAGATTTCATCACTTGCAAATATAAAGATTCTAGGTTTGATGGCGGTTGGGCCGGTGGATCAAGCGGTTGAGCCAGCATTTGCAAGATTGCAGCAAATTCAAGCAAGCTTTTTAAGCCAGTTCAAAGATGCAGTTTTTCTCTCCTCTGGCATGAGTGGGGATTATGAAATGGCTATTTCTTATGGTGCGACACATCTACGAATTGGCAGTTCAATCCTCGGTATTAGACCCCCCATCAAATAG
- the dnaE gene encoding DNA polymerase III subunit alpha, with amino-acid sequence MPISAGIPKNSENFVHLHVHTEYSMLDGAAKISELVAEVANQNMPAIAMTDHGNVFGAFEFNKLAKAAGVKPIIGIEAYVAPESRFDKRRVKWAEGGEDDVSGGGAYTHMTLLAENNQGLSNLFKLSSLASLEGFYYKPRMDQELLAKYSKGIIATTGCPGGEIQTRLRMGGYKEAVAAASRMRDIFGADNYFLEVMDHSIDIEKRVLTDLLKLGKELNLPLLATNDLHYTHHKDAAAHEVMLCIQSGSTLADPKRFKFDNSEFYLKSAQQMRQLFKDLPGACDNTLLIAERCEITMREGENLLPRFPVPAGESEDSWLIKQSNQGLAAKMNDQIPPEYQERLNFELDVMIKMGFPGYFLVVADLCNHARQVGIRVGPGRGSAAGSLVSYSLGITGLDPIKFGLLFERFLNPERISMPDIDLDFDERRRSEMIAYATAQYGDDRVAQIITYGTIKSKQAIKDSTRVLGYPYALGERLTKSLPPSVMGKDISLSGIFDMDNDRYGEASEFRNLYEADPDSKRIVDTALGIEGLKRQWGVHAAGVILSKEPLLDVIPIHRREADGAIITQFDMGACEATGLLKMDFLGLRNLSVLDDCLINIEKNLGKTIVLETLPLKDQKTFELLSRGDTLGVFQLDSAPIRSLLRSMAPDSFEDIAAVIALYRPGPMGEDSHNKYADYKNGRKAPVAIHPELDKPLNEILKDTYGLIVYQEQVLAIARKVAGFTLGRADLLRKAMGKKDKKILDKERVHFEEGMKSNGFSEDATEKLWQTLIPFSDYAFNRAHSAGYGLLSFWTAYLKANYPAEYMAALLTSVRDDKDKSALYLNECRRMGIKVLPPDVNESDSGYTPIGKDIRFGLTAIRNVGENVVASIIENRKIKGKYVSFGEFLAKVDSHVCNKKTIESLIKAGAFDSLGHTRRGLMMVYLEALDAVGEAKRAEAIGQFDLFGSANTTSSVSGVDLDIPNSEWEKMMLLGYEREMLGLYVSDHPLLGVEHILKSVADFSISQLSEVAHDQIISIGGLITQIQRKVSKQGTPWAIVTVEDLEGAVDVLFFSNSYATHGVNLVEDRIVAIRGRVDKREEQPRISALDLTLPDLKQVPTGPLIISMAASRCTPPVIDRMSEILKSHPGAREVHLRLIDGEKKTILKLDEALKVTSSPGLSADLKTVLGPDCLVV; translated from the coding sequence ATGCCAATCTCAGCCGGAATCCCAAAAAACTCGGAGAATTTTGTGCACCTTCATGTGCACACCGAGTACTCAATGCTGGATGGGGCAGCCAAAATATCTGAATTAGTTGCTGAAGTTGCTAATCAAAATATGCCAGCGATTGCAATGACTGATCATGGAAATGTTTTTGGTGCATTTGAATTTAACAAATTAGCAAAAGCAGCTGGCGTTAAACCAATCATTGGCATTGAAGCATATGTAGCACCTGAATCCAGATTTGATAAGCGCAGAGTTAAGTGGGCAGAAGGCGGTGAAGATGATGTTTCTGGCGGCGGTGCTTACACTCACATGACTTTGCTGGCCGAAAATAATCAGGGATTATCAAATCTATTTAAACTCTCATCCCTTGCATCCTTAGAAGGTTTTTATTACAAACCAAGAATGGATCAAGAGTTGCTAGCGAAATACTCAAAAGGAATCATCGCCACCACTGGCTGTCCAGGCGGGGAGATTCAAACTCGCTTGCGCATGGGTGGCTACAAGGAAGCGGTAGCTGCTGCCTCACGGATGCGAGATATTTTTGGAGCTGATAACTACTTCTTAGAGGTAATGGATCACTCAATTGATATTGAAAAACGAGTTCTAACAGATTTGTTAAAGCTGGGTAAAGAATTAAATCTGCCATTACTAGCTACTAATGATTTGCACTATACCCATCATAAAGATGCAGCGGCTCATGAAGTGATGCTTTGTATTCAGTCAGGTTCAACCCTGGCAGATCCAAAGCGATTCAAGTTTGATAACTCTGAATTTTATCTAAAGAGTGCGCAACAAATGCGCCAGTTATTTAAAGATTTGCCAGGAGCCTGTGATAACACCTTATTAATTGCTGAGCGGTGTGAGATAACTATGCGAGAAGGTGAGAATCTTCTGCCACGTTTTCCAGTTCCAGCAGGTGAAAGTGAAGATAGCTGGTTGATAAAACAATCTAATCAAGGTTTAGCTGCCAAAATGAATGATCAGATTCCACCTGAGTACCAGGAAAGACTTAATTTTGAATTAGATGTAATGATAAAGATGGGTTTTCCAGGTTACTTCTTAGTGGTGGCAGATCTTTGTAATCATGCGCGCCAAGTTGGAATCCGAGTTGGTCCAGGTAGAGGCTCGGCTGCAGGTTCACTTGTTTCATACTCGCTAGGTATAACCGGTCTTGATCCAATTAAGTTTGGCTTACTCTTTGAGCGATTCTTAAATCCAGAGCGAATCTCCATGCCAGATATTGACTTAGATTTTGATGAAAGAAGACGATCAGAGATGATCGCTTACGCCACAGCTCAATATGGTGATGATCGAGTCGCACAAATCATTACCTATGGCACTATTAAATCTAAACAAGCAATCAAGGACTCAACTCGAGTTTTAGGTTATCCCTACGCACTCGGTGAGCGATTAACTAAATCACTTCCGCCATCAGTCATGGGTAAAGATATTTCACTTAGTGGAATTTTTGATATGGATAATGACCGATATGGCGAAGCCAGTGAGTTTAGAAATCTGTATGAAGCAGATCCTGACTCAAAAAGAATTGTTGATACTGCCCTTGGCATTGAAGGCTTAAAGCGACAATGGGGAGTGCATGCAGCTGGAGTTATTTTAAGTAAGGAGCCTTTACTCGATGTAATTCCAATTCACCGTCGTGAGGCAGATGGGGCAATCATTACCCAGTTTGATATGGGTGCTTGTGAAGCAACTGGCTTATTGAAAATGGATTTTTTAGGTCTGCGAAACCTTTCAGTTCTAGATGATTGCTTGATAAATATTGAAAAGAATTTAGGTAAGACCATTGTTTTGGAAACCTTGCCATTAAAAGATCAGAAAACTTTTGAATTACTTTCTCGAGGTGACACCCTTGGAGTATTTCAGCTAGATAGCGCACCAATTAGATCACTCCTTAGATCTATGGCTCCGGATAGTTTTGAAGATATTGCAGCTGTTATTGCGCTTTATCGACCGGGTCCAATGGGTGAGGATTCACATAACAAATATGCCGATTACAAGAATGGCCGAAAGGCTCCGGTGGCTATTCACCCTGAATTAGATAAGCCATTAAATGAGATCCTAAAAGATACTTACGGTTTAATTGTTTATCAGGAGCAGGTATTAGCGATTGCCCGAAAAGTTGCTGGTTTCACTCTTGGTCGCGCGGATTTGTTAAGAAAAGCGATGGGTAAAAAAGATAAAAAGATTTTGGATAAGGAAAGAGTTCATTTTGAAGAAGGTATGAAATCAAATGGTTTCTCTGAGGATGCAACTGAAAAACTCTGGCAAACACTGATTCCTTTCTCTGATTATGCATTTAATAGAGCTCATAGCGCGGGTTATGGTTTGCTCTCATTTTGGACTGCCTACCTAAAGGCAAATTATCCAGCTGAATACATGGCAGCACTTCTAACAAGTGTTAGAGATGATAAAGATAAGAGCGCCTTGTATTTAAATGAATGCAGGCGCATGGGTATTAAAGTTTTACCTCCAGATGTTAATGAGTCTGATTCTGGCTACACACCTATTGGAAAAGATATTCGCTTTGGCTTAACAGCAATTCGAAATGTTGGTGAAAACGTTGTGGCTTCAATTATTGAAAATCGAAAAATTAAGGGTAAGTATGTAAGTTTTGGTGAGTTTCTAGCCAAGGTGGATTCACATGTTTGCAACAAGAAAACTATTGAATCCCTCATAAAGGCTGGAGCTTTTGATTCACTTGGTCACACTCGTCGTGGATTGATGATGGTTTATTTAGAAGCACTAGATGCAGTTGGTGAAGCGAAGAGGGCAGAGGCGATTGGGCAATTTGATCTATTTGGTTCTGCAAATACAACATCTTCAGTTAGCGGCGTTGATTTAGATATTCCAAATAGCGAGTGGGAAAAAATGATGCTCCTGGGTTATGAGCGAGAAATGCTTGGGCTCTATGTATCCGATCATCCACTCCTAGGTGTTGAGCACATTCTTAAATCGGTGGCAGATTTTTCAATTAGCCAGCTTTCAGAAGTTGCTCATGATCAAATAATAAGTATTGGTGGCTTAATCACTCAGATTCAACGAAAGGTTTCAAAGCAGGGAACTCCTTGGGCAATTGTTACTGTTGAAGATTTAGAGGGTGCGGTGGATGTTCTATTCTTCTCAAATTCTTATGCAACTCATGGTGTAAATCTGGTCGAAGATCGAATTGTTGCAATTCGTGGACGTGTAGATAAGCGCGAGGAACAACCAAGGATTTCTGCTCTAGATTTAACATTGCCAGATTTAAAGCAAGTACCAACTGGCCCATTGATAATTTCTATGGCTGCATCCAGATGCACACCACCGGTTATTGATCGCATGAGTGAAATATTAAAATCTCACCCCGGTGCCAGAGAGGTTCACTTAAGACTTATCGATGGCGAGAAAAAGACAATCTTAAAACTTGATGAAGCTTTGAAGGTTACTTCCTCACCGGGCTTAAGTGCTGATCTTAAAACTGTACTTGGCCCAGACTGCTTAGTTGTTTAA
- a CDS encoding TraR/DksA family transcriptional regulator, giving the protein MAIKKLFKKSSKKNSKSAAKKPAKKVAKKVVAKKPAPKKAAKKIAKRSPNIVKPSLAKKPSFKKAPGKPFPAKLQTSTSGSSTTISVTSTMPNANAQPIVEERRLVMLPPPKPVLKSKKAAALKPIKSAPAPLIVNSGENAWNAAELKSIKAELSKDLIRLKKELEIAEAEMEDLVEAAGVGAGDDQADAGAKTFEREHEMSLVYNARDMVQQTERALERIESKTYGKCEECGNFVGKARLQVFPRATLCMVCKQKEERR; this is encoded by the coding sequence GTGGCTATCAAGAAGTTGTTTAAGAAATCATCAAAGAAAAATTCAAAATCAGCAGCAAAAAAGCCTGCTAAAAAAGTGGCTAAAAAGGTAGTGGCTAAAAAGCCTGCACCTAAGAAAGCTGCAAAAAAGATTGCCAAACGCTCACCAAATATTGTTAAGCCATCACTAGCCAAAAAACCTAGCTTCAAAAAAGCGCCGGGAAAACCCTTTCCAGCAAAATTACAAACTTCAACATCTGGTTCTTCAACCACAATTTCAGTAACGTCAACGATGCCAAATGCAAATGCACAACCAATCGTAGAAGAACGTAGATTGGTGATGTTGCCACCGCCTAAGCCAGTTCTTAAGTCCAAGAAAGCTGCTGCGCTTAAGCCGATTAAAAGCGCACCAGCGCCTTTAATTGTTAACTCAGGTGAAAATGCTTGGAACGCCGCCGAACTAAAGAGCATAAAAGCTGAACTATCAAAAGATTTGATTCGCTTAAAGAAAGAGTTAGAAATCGCAGAGGCTGAAATGGAAGATTTAGTTGAAGCAGCAGGTGTTGGAGCTGGCGATGACCAAGCAGATGCTGGTGCGAAAACCTTTGAACGCGAACATGAGATGTCTTTGGTTTACAACGCCAGAGATATGGTGCAACAAACCGAGCGAGCTTTAGAGAGAATTGAAAGTAAAACTTACGGCAAGTGTGAAGAATGTGGAAACTTTGTTGGTAAAGCTAGATTGCAAGTTTTCCCACGCGCAACTCTTTGTATGGTTTGTAAGCAAAAGGAGGAACGACGCTGA
- a CDS encoding signal peptidase II: MVFALDYSTKTLALNYLTTQPKQILGTFLQLRLTFNSGAAFSLASSGTIFLSSFAIIVSAAIFYYGRKVTSKRWAFALGLALGGIFGNLSDRIFRPPGALQGEVVDWIQLPNWPVFNVADMAVVSAAFVVSYLSWKNVPFSKNRDDS; the protein is encoded by the coding sequence ATAGTTTTTGCCTTAGATTATTCAACTAAAACTTTAGCTCTAAATTACCTAACTACGCAGCCAAAACAAATCCTTGGAACCTTCCTGCAGCTTCGGTTAACTTTTAATTCAGGTGCAGCTTTTAGCCTTGCCTCTAGTGGCACGATATTTTTATCCTCCTTTGCAATCATAGTTTCGGCAGCGATTTTTTATTATGGAAGAAAAGTAACCTCCAAGCGATGGGCGTTCGCCCTAGGTCTTGCACTCGGTGGAATATTTGGAAATTTATCAGATCGAATATTTAGACCACCAGGTGCGTTACAAGGAGAAGTAGTTGATTGGATTCAACTTCCGAACTGGCCAGTTTTTAATGTTGCAGATATGGCAGTAGTTAGCGCAGCTTTTGTAGTTTCATATTTAAGTTGGAAGAATGTGCCATTTAGCAAGAATCGAGATGATTCATGA